In the genome of Malania oleifera isolate guangnan ecotype guangnan chromosome 5, ASM2987363v1, whole genome shotgun sequence, the window GCTATCTTTCCAATAAACATAAAAGACTAAAAAGAAATGTGACGCATTATACCTAGCATCTATCAAAATCCAATtcaacttaaaatttaaaatacactCCTTCTATCCTATCATATGTCTTATTTGTCTTCAACTTATTAATGACAACATGACCATCCTTCCCTCATCTTTTATTCATGAAAAAGTATACTAACTCAAAGCCACCAAAATATCATTATTCATTAAGAACCTTTGCACAAGCGTATTTTGTTTAAGTGCTATAATAATAGAATATATGATTTGCATTTAGTTTGTTAATATGAACTTTTACATCACTTTTGCTCTTGTATCACTTTTTTAGAGCACATTATAATAGGAATTAGACCTTAGTAATATAAGACTTTTTTGCTAGTGCTTATATTATGAAAGCACATAATTAAATTAGAATGATGTGTGTCTATGCTAGTGAAGATTGTGTATTTTGACATTTATATTATGAAAGCACATAATTAAATTAGAATGATGTGTGTCTATGCTAGTAAAGATTGTGTATTTTGACATTAAACCATTAATATGCAAGTGTGATTATTTAATAAAGTTGGTTTTATGTCTTGGTAATAAGTAAACAAAGGTGAAAAGAGgaaggagaatttttatttttattttttttaaaatcaaaactaaaaatcactttaataataatatacgGGCACATGAGCATCGGTCGCTACAACTTCAGAGACAtatggttaaattttttttaaataaattaacttttgaacttatttaaaaataagttcTAAAAATTGTGTTAAAAATTGTGAAATGATTATTTTAAAGGAAATTTTCTAAAAGCATCtgtttgtaattttttaaaatttttatttttttctttttatagtgaaaaaattataaaaacatgCTTGTTAACGTGCCCTGTCTTTTGTTTATATTTATAGTTTTTAGCTATTTAAGAAAAGAATTAAAAGtcatattttatgattttaaattGTTTTTATAACATGTTGTCAgaatactttaatatttatataatttttgtgaattaaataattaatttaatgcttaattttaaattaaaatgaagtAAAATAATTTGatgatatgaatttaaaataaaattaaaattaaaaaatccataatttttttttaaatgaaagaaacaatacatatcattttaaaaatattcttattatttttcaattgttatgtaTGATAAGATTGCTCTCAtgaaagtgaattttgaaatttaatattaagtaaaataactataataattttaattctttttatattttaaaatttgtatttttgctgcttttataaatcatatttttacttatttttattcgagaacaaaaatgagtatttgtttaatcaagtttttgGTTTGTtttagtttaaaaatattaatcaaacatatTGCCATGTTTCGATTTTTAGTTTCTACTTTTGTTTTTTGGTTAtcgtttttatttttattttcatagtattttttTTCGGATCActtgtaaacatatatataaaaaataacttaagaaaattttattttgaaagaaCACCAACCTTTCTCatcaattaattatataaaaaataagtgcataatatattatttatttatttttatataattattttattttataaatttctatttttattaatatttaaattcatttgCTGTATTTGATAAGACTTCACTTGTTGATAAAACATGACACCCCTACCCCACTAAGAGCCCAAAACCCTCCGCCTCACGCTCCCTCTGCATCATTTGAACGGAGTCTCCCCTCCCCACGataaccctcctctctctctctctctctctctctctctctctctctcatgctaTTCACCATTATTGCTGGATTCGTGGGGTATTATATCAACTATCCATCCAGTGAAGGCCGCGTTCCGAATCTCAGAGGCAGATTTGTCTAATTTTGCTGGTGCAGATCGATTGATTATACATACACCTAAGAAGATGAAGTTAAGCTATGCTGATTTTACCAAACCAAGTTTTCTGCTTGTACATTCAGAATTTTCAGCTCTCACATTCCATAAGCCCTGGTTAATTCCTGCATTAACCAATCGTTTCCCAAGTAAGAGTGTAGGCAAAACTAGATACATTACGGCATTTCAATGCTCTGTTGCCCCTAGTAAATCATATGCATCCAGTTCTGTGGATTCGTCTTTGTCCAAACGAGACACCGTGCGTTTGCATCCGAAACAAGAGCGTTCCTCATCCTTATATAGTCGACCCAGTTTGTCACAGATGAAGAATGAGAGGATGGAAAACCGTGCCCGGGTTTATGAATTCTTGAGGGGGATTGGCATTGTTCCCGATGAACTTGATGGTTTGGAGCTCCCTGTGACTGTTGAGGTCATGAGGGAGCGAATTGACTTCCTGCACAAATTAGGGCTTACAATTGAAGACATTAACAACTACCCCCTTGTTCTTGGCTGCAGTGTGAAGAAGAACATGATTCCTGTGCTTGATTATCTTGGAAAGTTGGGCGTTTGGAAGTCCACTTTTACAAATTTGTTGAGGAGATACCCGCAAGTCCTCCATGCCAGTGTTGTGGTTGACCTTGCACCTGTTGTCAAGTTTCTTCAAGGTTTGGATATTAAGCCGAATGATATACCTCGGGTTCTTGAGAGATATCCGGAGGTTTTGGGATTTAAGCTTGAGGGAACAATGAGTACATCAGTGGCTTTTTTGGTTGGAATTGGTGTTGCAAGAAGAGAAATTGGAGGCATTTTAACTAGATACCCAGAGATATTGGGGATGCGAGTAGGCCGTGTGATCAAGCCATTTGTGGAGTTTCTTGAAAGCTTGGGCATCCCAAGATTAGCTGTGGCTAGATTGATTGAGAAGCGACCTCACATTGTTGGATTTGAGCTGGAGGAAAGGGTGAAACCAAATGTTGATTTCCTTGTGGAAGTTGAAGTGAGAAGAGGATCACTTGCTTCTGTGATTGCCCAATATCCTGAGATTATAGGAATTGACCTGAAGCCAAAGATTCTAAGTAATAGGAGTTTGCTTAATTCAGTTATTGATTTGAATGCTGAGGATTTTGGGAGAGTGGTTGAGAAAATGCCACAGGTTATTAGCCTTAATCATAAACCCATGTTGCAGCATGTGGATTTTCTCAAGGATTGTGGCTTGTCCTCACAACAAGTGAGGAAGATGGTTGTTGGCTGCCCCCAGTTGCTTGCTTTGAATCTTGAAATCATGAAACTTAGCTTTGATTTCTTCAAAACAGAAATGGGAAGGGATTTGGAGGATTTGGTTCTATTCCCAGCGTACTTTACTTATGGTCTGGAATCTACTATAAAGCCAAGACATAAAATGGTTGCAAAGAAGGGGTTAAAATGTTCTCTTGCATGGCTGCTTAATTGCTCTGACGAGAAGTTTGAAGATCGGATGAACTATGACTTTATTGACACGGAAGAGATGGAAACTGAGTCATCATTCAACATGAATACTTTGATGGAGCCAAGGGCGGATGATTCAGCTTCTGATGAAGATGACAGCGATTATGAATATGTATAGAATGATGAATGAAAGTTATGCAACAATCTTGTCCTTTTCAGACTAATTGTTCTTGCGCAGATTTGTAATATTGCAATCTTTAGAAGGTATAACTTAAAATTTGGAGCACTTGAATGTTATTTCTATGTAGATTACTGCAATGATATAGAGAATCAGAAGCTGAAACAAAAAATAGTTGTATGTTTTCAAATGCTAAGTAAATACATGATATCTTGACATGAGAATCACATTTAGCAATGGCTATGGGTTCTACCCTTGATGCATACACAGCACATGTAGAGTAATTGGGGACCATTGTTAATTTCATGTACTTAATAGAGTTTTAGTAGTTAattttgttgagaatttcacttgtacATTGGAAAAACTaagtagatgatgggtgcttatattcTTGGTTGGGACCAAAacccaataagcttaagcttttgggtcaagttggtgttcactcatgtatATCAAGCCCATATGAGAACTCcccggtgctaacaagtggtattagagctgatGGTTTGTAACTCTAGGCGAGCAACATCATAAAGTTGAGTGTGAAGCTAATTTTCTTGACATGCTAACAAttagaggaccaagtgtgtgactgaggCTAATAAGGATCATTTAATCCTGGAAGATGGATCCAAATTGCGTTAAGAAGGGGAGGTAGGACTGATTTGGAAGTATGTGGAGTGCAATCCGAAGTATATAAAGTGCAGGGGTAAGGTCCACTTAAGCAATTGTTGAAGAATTGGGCTTTGTTCCCTCAAGGGAGATGGTTTCTGCTCAAGGGGGAGAGTTGTAATGGCTCCTAGTTGTGAGTTCCAAACACTCCCCCTTGAATGAAAGTCATTACTTCCCATGCAACCAACTAGGATGCTTTAAGACATACACCTAGTTAAAATCTGGGTTCATGAAGTTGAGAAAATTGGCCATAGGTTCCCCTAGAGATGGAGGCCTAGTTAAAATCTGGGTTCATGAAGTTGAGAAAATTGGCTGTAGGTTCCCCTAGAGATGGAGGTGGCCACCTCCCACCACTATCATTGGATATGAAGGCGATGAATGGAATGGGTTCAATCTCTTCCTCTTCAGATTTTGTTCCATAAATATGAAGAAATTGCTCCAAAAAATGGAAGTTGTCAATTTGTGCTTTATCTCTACCATAAATCAGAACTTGTATTATAAGTTCTGATTTTTATCTTCAGTCTTTTCTGTCATGACTGAGACCCTCCCTCCTCGTGCTATTTCTTGAACTGCAGCTGCTGATGACGATGTAATCTCAAATCACTTTCGAAGCCTTTTAAATACAGACTGAAAATTCTTTAATTTCCACCTATGTTGGCCAACATTGAGCTCCAATCTTCAGTTTTAGTTTTGAGAGATCAGCGTCTCTTGCTTCTTGTACGTGGCAACTCCCTTCCTCCTCTTCTAAAACATTCTTGCAGGTAAGGCAATCTGATCAGGGCATAAGTCTTGAGACAGCTCATTTTGCTCTTTGAAATCCCCATACGAATGTGCATAAGTCTTGaaatacatttgcaaattttTTTATTGATATATTTATTTACTGTTGATACTGAAAAAGATTTGAGTCTTTGTGTGTGTGTTAGTACCGAGGTAGTCCTCACATGGGCTTCATATACATGGTGAGCAACAACATATATGCcattcatgctctgctccttttTCCCGACATGGAACAATTCTCGAGTAGATATTTCTaacaaccaccccccccccccccaactgcACTTGTGAGTCTTTAGCACTCCCCTTTGAGCAGAAACTGTTTCTCTTTTGGGAGCAAGCTCAATTCTCCAACAATCGCTCAAGTGGATCTAACCTCTATACTTTACATGCTTTAGATTGCATTCCATGTGCTTTGAATCAATGCTACCAACCATATCTTTGATCCCATTTGCGTCCATATACCCAACCTCGATGATCCTTTGTTGCCTCGGTCACACATTAGGTTCTCCAACTAGTAGCATGCTTTGAGAAAAATTACAAACCATTGGCACTTTGATACAACTTCTTAGCACCAGTGGAGTCCTCGCACGGGCTTGATATACATGAGTGAGCATCGATTTGGCCAAAAAGCTTAAGCCATCAGGccttgggctcagccttgtatataatatatatgcaattctctctctctctctctctctctccctctatatatatatatatatatatattccctgcTGTGCAATAACTCAGAAGTGGATATTTCTAATGCTCTCGTAATTTGATAAGACATGGTTAGCCACCTCAAATTCACTTTTTCTGTTTCATTTTCAGAAACTAAAGTCATATTTAATTATCCGAATGCATTTCAAATATGAAAAATGTATAGTACAACTTCTTGTTTCATTCCAAAAACAAAATTTTGGTTCATGTTTTTTGAATCACAAACCAAACAGGTCCATTATTTTCCCAATTTCCTGTCATAAGATCCAGTAGAAGAATTGATTTCACACTTCCAAGTTGCTTTTAGCCATTTCCCAGTTTGACATGGCGTGGATCCGGTGGTGTATGAGCCTATCTCCTACGATGGATCAGTGTCATATTTTTGTATGCATTTTTCTTAAGGCAGAGAGGTACAACAGGCCCAACTGCATGAACATTTTCCCACCTATTACAGATTAATAGGATTGCATAACCTCTGTCATTTCTAGATAGGGTAGGATTATCAATCTAAAGTTTGTAGTGGCTGTTTAGTAGTTCAATCATCTTAGAAAAATTGACAAGCAATCATCTTATAAGGGTAGTGAAGTGTTTGAAGACTGAAAGGAGTAGTGTAAAATTAATAAAACTGAACTTTGCACAATTTAGATGAAATCCGTTTTTCTTTTGGTTGGTTTTTTTGGTCCATAACATTTTTGCTCATTATACTGCATTGGCATGTacttttttgttcattttttgtTTACAAGATGTTGGACTAATAGACCCCACCTTCTGTTACTTAATATCTGGTGGTTGTTGTAAGATGTTGGACTAAACTTGTGAAGGGAGTTGATCATTATCATGTTTTTTCGTTTGTGAAAGTCCATGTCTCTAGTAAAACATGTACTTATTTAATGAAGATCCTGGATAGCAAAGCCAGCTGGTTATTAACATTGCCAGTGCCATGCCATGGTTGGCCCCTTTTTACATACTGCATTATTTGTTTGCTCGTCATTATTGCTCCCTCATAGCCTAACCCAAGACGAAAGAATGATAATACTATTCATCTTTTGTTCTTTTATTCTGTTCAGGTGTGAGGTACACAAAACCGGCATTTGTTTTCCAGCCAGACCCCAGTGCAATGAAAATTTGGGTGGGAATGTTGGTTTGAGTCATATGTAAAGGTAGACTACTGTTACTCATGAGGGGATGCCATTGTATCAAATGCCACTTCAATTAAGTTCATTTCTGCAAAATTCTCTTGTGTGTCGTCTTATCCATATTAAGAATGCAGGTCCTGTTTCAGGTCACTCATTGCATTTTGATGTCAAATGTAATACATTTATCAAATTTTGTGATTCTTAATAAAATTTTCTGTTAGTTCTACATCTTTTCAGTTTTTATATTCCTTTTTGCACTTTTGATTGTGTACATAAAGGAAAGTTTAAGGGCACTGCCATGCTTCCTTTGTGTTCTTTCTTCTTTTaccaatgtgtgtgtgtgtctcagTTGCATTTGGACCCCCTGCCCCAGTTGGAGGGAAGTGTTTCATTATCTATTGATTATAATAAGTCTGGGATTTCTAGCCCCCTTTTTGGTTGGATAAGACGGCTCCATTTTTAGTGTTTTAAGCCCCAACATGAAGTTTCTCCATCATGCTTCATCTATTTGCTCTCCCTTCAAGATTCATTCGTGCACATGTCATATGCTTGTCCTTCTCCTTCTCTCCCCTCTGTTTTCTACCAGATTCCTCCCAGCTCTCTACCCAATCAAGTCCCGGTTCCACCCCTGATGAAATGCGGTTTCTTCTTTCAACTGGTTCTCTGTGATGTGCACGGGGCAACACTTGCATGGCCACCTGCCTCTACAACATTACATCACATACAGAAACCCCCTATGCTTGACCATGAAACCAGCAATTGGATTATGTAATGATGAAAACGTCCTTGTGGCGTCACTGTTGAACAAAAATGGCGCCAACTCACAGTGGGAGCAGGCCGATCTTGGCAGGGGATGTGCATTTGCTTAGCAATGAAGTCATCCATAGTTATCAGGCGGCATAAGCAGGTGAAATGGTGAAAGGGGTGGGGCCAAGGACGACACAAGTGCAGTCGTAGGCAAGGTGAACGATGGAGCCATGGATGAAGAGATTGGACATGTCAGTGGCACTTGCCAACTTATCCTGAAGAGGTATGAAGTAACAAAAAATAGGATAATATTTTTGGTTTTAAGTTTTCAGCCAAtaatattgttgttgttgttgttcttataGCATTTTGATTTAAGAACAAGAAGGTGGATTACATTCCATAGATTCTCAGCAAGTGGTCAACTTTCTCTACATAGAATTGTGTTGATTGCTCAAGCTAAAAAGGTATTGTCAACCTCTCTTGTTTGGCTTCAATGAATTCCAGTTGTCCATAACTCAGTTTTATTGTAGTTAAGTCACTTAATGTGTTCAAGTTCAAAGGATGGTGTGTTATAGGCTGATATGATTTTGATATATTAGTCACTTAGGCGTGTATGGCAATTTGGATAAGGGTAGCACTGAACATTAGGATTCAATATTCTTGATGGAGTGTTTATTATGGTTGCATTGATGCATATACTCAGTATGGTAGCACTGAATTTTCGAGTTCCAATATTCTTGCTGGAGTGTTTTATTTTGTTGCATTGATATGCATGTACTGGAAGTATGGTTTGAGTTGCACATAAACAAATAGAAGAACAAACCTGTTGTGAATAATGATCGGATAAaggatgcacagtggaataaaaaCGCAACAAACAAATCAATCACAACCAGTAAACaagaaataacaagcacaacaacaagatttacgtggtttggtaaagcctacatccatggaagcaatgacacaagaatttcactaaggaaatatcaaagtacataatacacttcacaaatgatcactCTATCTGTCAATACACGCctataatgacatatataacagtcctTCGAAGGTTttcctccaattacccaaccacgccaacgttcaaattcaaaattcaaaaaactgctcgcagcccaaaactactcgtcgacgagtacaaggGATTTGTCAATGAGTCAAAGATGACCACTCGTTGACTAGTTTATCCTCTCGTCAACAAGTCTTTAACTCTGAGATTTTTtggctctcggtatctactcatcaacgagcacagggcacttgttgacgagtcactgctgtgctgcccctttatgtttttcgtccttctttgtttatgaaatccaaagtataagagtcacaccataaataacaatctccaccttggcaattatacgccccttaggagaatcccaaAAAACATGTccaactgctccaccttgaacttgaaacgctcgattgggtttgtctcccttctatcaattggagacatggagtaagttcaagcaatacTTGAACTTTTCAGAAGTAACCAATTTCGTTAGAATATCTGCTGcattttcagacgtgtgaaccttctccaacacaagctcacccgaagcaatcaattcttgaaccttgtggaacctcacatcaatatgcttggttatAGCATGATATACctaattcttcgccaagtaaatgacactctaactatcacaatacAACACCACTCCATCTTGTTGTAATCCCAGCTCTTGACTAAACTGGTAAGCCATAAGACTTCTTTTGCagtttcggcaactgccatatattccacctcagttgtggacaatgctacctgagattgaaccatggatctccaacatataggtcctcctacaaggatAAAGACATAaaccgttgtagaccttctgtcatccatatctcctgcATAGTTAGCATCAACAaatcccataactgaaggacaaccctgttgcttgccgaataTAATGTTATATCCCGATGTACCTCGTAAGTAcctgaaaatccatttgacgacTATCCAATActgtcttcctggattagagagaaacttactcaccacgctCACAGCATGTGCCAAGTCttgcctcgtacacaccatggcatacattaaactccccattgcactagcatagggtacctttgacatgtcccagatttGCATACATTAAAAATGActtgctagaggtgtacacactggTTTTGCATCAGCTATGCTAaatctctccaacaccttatgcacataaccgccctgagatagccataacctCTTTGCAGTTCTGTCTcggcgaatctccatgccaagtattttcttggctgaatcaaaatctttcatgtcaaattcatTATGCAACaattcctttaactgattcacctcaattaaatcttttgcagctatcaacatatcatcgacgtataataacaagaaaataagagaaccatcatcaagtttattcacatatacgcagcagtcattctcacaccttttgtagtcaatcttgatcatgtaggaatcaaatcttttatacctttaccttggagactgtttcaacccgtAGAGAGATTTCTCCACTttacaaactaagttttctttcttCGGTTCATTGAAACCCTCcggttgtaccatataaatctgttcctccaagtcaTCGTGAAGAAACGccgttttcacatccatttgttttaaatgaagatcataatggacTACCAACCTCAACACAatcctaatagaagtatgtcggaccacaggtgaaaagatctcatcatagtctatccccttcttctgtgagtacccttttgccaccaattgtgccttgaatttttttccttccttttctgaaattgtctccttcttcctatatacccatttgcaacctatcggtctcttcccatttggaagctccactaaatcccaagtttggttcttatgaagtgattccatctcttcaatcattgctCCCCTCCACTTACGTTTCTCCTGGCCGTGCACtgtctcttgaaatgtagttggatcgttgcaactagtaagaaaagcataagacactgaCTCTTCAAATTCATTCCTTGGTGGAGGTCTGATAGTGCttctggatctccgtataggaatatcatCGACTTGCTGGTTCCCGAACTAGAGCTCTctacaaccataggaccatgatcattttcattgccctgagcttccaactccacctgcacaacatgttcatcactatcCTAGCTTTCTGGCTCCTGGTTCCATTCATCACTAtcttgagtacacttcaccatagtcttctcatcaaagactacatccttACTGATCACCACCTAGTTTGTTACCGGGTCCCACAACTTGTACCCCTTTTCACCTTTCAAatatcccaaaaaaatgcaacgacaagattttgggtcaagcttagacctctcctcattagatacgtgaacataggcttctgccactctaccctctagtgatgcctttggtgatcggtttatcagaaaacaagtcatactcatTGCCTCGACCCAGAAGTTTTTCGGTAACCCTGCTTTTAATCTAagacaccgagccctttcagtaagagtttggttcatccgttttgccacaccattttgctgaggtgtccgacgaactgtaaagtgtctcttgatcccctgttgctcacaaaactccacaAATCGAGAATCaccgtactcggtcccattatccgacctcaggtatttgattctcctctccGTCTAGTTTTCCatttcagccttccaaatcttgaaCTTGGCAAATGTATTAGACTTatgccgcatgaagtatacccatactttccgtgagtaatcatcaataaaactcacgtaatacacatgtccaccctttgatgcaactctaaccggGCCCCAAATAtcggaatgcacataatcaagaatacctttcgtcTTGTGAACAACTGACTTGAATTTTTCTCCGTTTTGTTCTCCAAGTAACCAAATTTTGCAAAAATcaagctgacatgatttcaaaccctttAAGAGTTTTCTCTTGTGtaattctttcataccatgttccctcatatgcccaagacgcatatgtcacaagacggtctcatcagATTCAATATCTACgattgtagctccacctacaactgtagttccctgcaatgtgtaaatattcccatctaaCTTTCGCCCTTTCATCACCGTCAGATTTCCTTTCCAAACTTTCATAACTCcaccttcggacttgtaattgaaatcaatacaatccaaagtgccaagagatatcaaactcttcctcaactccggtatatgtcttacattgttcaaggttctcacagcaccatcaaacatttttatcttaacactTCCTATGTCAATGAttttacaagaaacatcattacccataagaactgaacttgaatttact includes:
- the LOC131155126 gene encoding transcription termination factor MTERF4, chloroplastic; this encodes MKLSYADFTKPSFLLVHSEFSALTFHKPWLIPALTNRFPSKSVGKTRYITAFQCSVAPSKSYASSSVDSSLSKRDTVRLHPKQERSSSLYSRPSLSQMKNERMENRARVYEFLRGIGIVPDELDGLELPVTVEVMRERIDFLHKLGLTIEDINNYPLVLGCSVKKNMIPVLDYLGKLGVWKSTFTNLLRRYPQVLHASVVVDLAPVVKFLQGLDIKPNDIPRVLERYPEVLGFKLEGTMSTSVAFLVGIGVARREIGGILTRYPEILGMRVGRVIKPFVEFLESLGIPRLAVARLIEKRPHIVGFELEERVKPNVDFLVEVEVRRGSLASVIAQYPEIIGIDLKPKILSNRSLLNSVIDLNAEDFGRVVEKMPQVISLNHKPMLQHVDFLKDCGLSSQQVRKMVVGCPQLLALNLEIMKLSFDFFKTEMGRDLEDLVLFPAYFTYGLESTIKPRHKMVAKKGLKCSLAWLLNCSDEKFEDRMNYDFIDTEEMETESSFNMNTLMEPRADDSASDEDDSDYEYV